Proteins from one Archocentrus centrarchus isolate MPI-CPG fArcCen1 chromosome 8, fArcCen1, whole genome shotgun sequence genomic window:
- the cacng5b gene encoding voltage-dependent calcium channel gamma-5 subunit, giving the protein MSACSRKALTLLSSVFAISGLGLLGVAVSTDYWLYLEEGVIMPLNQSTDIKTSLHSGLWRVCFLAGEESGRCFTIEYIMPMNVQLTSESTVNVLKMIRSATPFPLVSLFFMFIGFVLNNIGHVRPHRTILAFVSGIFFILSGLALVVGLVLYISSINDEMLNRTKSSEAYFSYKYGWSFAFAALSFLLTESAGVMSVYLFMKRYAAEEMYQPRHPSFYRPRLSNCSDHSGQFLHPEAWSRGRSPSDISSEASLQMSASYPALLKCPDYDQVSSSPC; this is encoded by the exons ATGAGTGCGTGCAGCAGGAAGGCCCTGACTTTGCTGAGCAGCGTCTTTGCAATCAGCGGCCTGGGGCTGCTGGGAGTGGCAGTAAGCACGGACTACTGGCTCTACCTGGAGGAGGGAGTCATCATGCCTCTGAACCAGAGCACTGACATCAAGACCTCGCTGCACTCTGGCCTCTGGAGAGTCTGCTTTCTGGCTG GTGAAGAGTCAGGCCGCTGCTTCACCATCGAGTACATCATGCCAATGAATGTCCAGCTGACGTCAGAGTCCACAGTAAACGTGCTCA AAATGATTCGCTCAGCCACTCCGTTCCCTCTGGTCAGCCTCTTTTTCATGTTCATCGGTTTTGTCCTCAACAACATCGGCCACGTCCGTCCTCACCGCACTATCCTGGCATTTGTCTCCGGAATCTTCTTCATCCTCTCAG GTCTGGCTCTTGTGGTGGGGCTGGTGCTCTACATTTCTAGTATAAATGATGAAATGCTGAACAGGACAAAGAGCAGTGAGGCCTATTTTTCCTATAAGTACGGCTGGTCTTTTGCCTTTGCTGCCCTCTCCTTCCTGCTCACTGAG AGTGCAGGTGTCATGTCAGTCTACCTGTTCATGAAGCGCTACGCAGCAGAGGAGATGTACCAGCCCCGTCACCCCAGCTTCTATCGCCCTCGCCTCAGCAACTGCTCCGACCACTCCGGTCAGTTCCTCCACCCAGAGGCCTGGTCGCGTGGACGGAGCCCCTCGGACATCTCGAGCGAAGCTTCCCTCCAGATGAGCGCCAGCTACCCTGCTCTCCTCAAATGTCCCGACTATGATCAGGTGTCATCCTCACCCTGCTGA